Proteins found in one Zea mays cultivar B73 chromosome 1, Zm-B73-REFERENCE-NAM-5.0, whole genome shotgun sequence genomic segment:
- the LOC103644767 gene encoding eukaryotic translation initiation factor 3 subunit E, translating to MQIGPDQIEALYQYAKFQFECGNYSGAADYLYQYRALCTNSERNVSALWGKLAAEILMQNWDVALEELNRLKEIINSKNFSSPLNQLQNRIWLMHWALFIFFNHENGRNGITDLFFQDRYLNAIQTNAHHLIRYLATAVVVNKRRRNMLKELIKVIQQEHHSYNYPVTEFLECLYVNCDFDGAQEKLIECEQVTLEQLE from the exons ATGCAGATCGGTCCTGACCAGATTGAAGCTCTGTATCAGTATGCCAAATTTCAGTTTGAGTGTGGTAACTACTCAGGGGCTGCTGATTACCTTTACCAGTATCGTGCTTTGTGCACAAATAGTGAGCGAAATGTGAGTGCCCTCTGGGGAAAGCTGGCAGCAGAAATCCTAATGCAGAACTGGGACGTAGCTTTGGAGGAACTCAACCGCTTGAAGgaaataatcaattcaaag AACTTCTCATCACCTCTGAATCAGCTCCAGAACAGGATATGGCTGATGCATTGGGCTCTGTTCATCTTCTTTAACCATGAAAATGGTAGAAATGGGATCACTGATCTGTTCTTCCAGGACAG GTACTTGAATGCTATACAGACAAATGCACACCATCTTATTAGGTATCTAGCTACTGCAGTTGTTGTCAACAAAAGGAGAAGGAATATGCTTAAAGAGTTGATTAAGGTCATTCAACAGGAGCACCATAGCTACAATTATCCCGTAACTGAATTTCTGGAATGCTTATATGTTAACTGTGATTTTGATGGTGCTCAAGAGAAACTCATAGAGTGTGAGCAGGTAACTCTGGAGCAGctagagtga